Within the Pirellulales bacterium genome, the region CGGTTTGCGTTTTGTCGAGGTGGACCCCGTCGATCTCCAGAAACTTGACCTTGTCGAACCCGATGTGCTTGCCGGTGTAAGTTCCCCCCGTGGCGGCGAGGATCCGGCCGCCGCTGACGCGGATATTCGTGTTGCCGGAGGTTCCCCCCTTGTTGACGATCGTCGCGCCGTTGAGGGCGCCGTTGCTGAATTTGCGGACCAGCACGACGTCCTGGTCCATGAGCAGATGCGTGTTGTCGCCGATCTTCAGCGACTGACCGATGTAGTAGGTTCCGCTGGTGAGCCTAACCACGCCCCCCCCCCCGAGTTGCGATGCCGTCGAGGGCGGCCTGGATCGTCGCGTCGTCGGTGAGGGCGGCGTCGTTCTTGTTGACGAGGATCGTTTCGGGCATGGGGGCGCTAAGTCGGGGGGAGTGCGGGCCGCCATCTCTCACCCCACCCTACCCGTAAGTCGCCAAGCGGGTCGAGCATTTTGCCGGAAATGAACCCGATCGCCCCGAATTTCTCCGTCACGAGGATCAAATGCGGGAGGATTTCCCCTCCCGTGCGGGGTTGGCTGACCGACGAGGGTTTGGTCTGCCGCGTTTGGAACGCCGCAGCGAGCGTTCTCTCAAGGCAGAGTTCGCTGGCAACGCTGGCGCCGGGTTGAATTAAGATGCGTCGAGTTTGCCGATTTTGCCGAGAATTCTCTCGACGCAAACTCTCCCGTCGACCGATAGAGCTAGCGAGGATGCCGCGCCGTGGACGGTCGCGGCGCATTGTGTGGGCTAATTGCTGCTCTTGTCGCGGATTGGGATCACATGGACGTGAAGAACTGGCGGCGCGCAGGACGGGTCTCGGCTGTCGGCGTGACGATGACGCTGGCCGCGCTCGCGGCGCGGGCCGACGAGACGGCGTACGTCGCCGACCATCAGGGGGCCGCAACCTCGACGCTGGTGATCGCCGACGACGGCGACCGCGACGCATCCTGCCAATCCGATCCGTTCGTCGTCGTGGGGGACGTCGTGTTCGTCGAGCCGTCGAGCCCGACGCCGCGGAGCGCACCGCCGTTTCCTGCGAGCCGACCGCTTCAATCCGTCACGCGCCAGCCGGCGTCGCAGATCGCGATCGTCGGATCGTCGGCGCCGGCCGAGCCGCTGCGGGCCGAGCGACCCACGTTCGTCAGCGACGGCGCGGTCACGCCCGCGGGCGCCTTCGGCTCGCTCGGCGCGTTCAGCGGCGAGCAACAGCCGCTTCGCCGCTCGACCACGCTGCAGGTTCGCAGCCAATCCGGCGGTCGCACGCTGGCCGAGCGATTGGGCTCGCGGGGCGACAACGATCATGCGCCGGCTCCGGCCGAGCGGCGCGTCGCTCTCACGGCCGCTCCGACCGGCGCCCCTCGCCCCGCGTCGCAGCGCCCGACGGCCCGGGCGCCGCGCGAACGTCCCGGCGACGTGCAGTCGGCGATTCACGAAGAGTCCGCCGTCGCGACGGGCGCCCCAAGATCTGGTGCGGTTTCGCAACCGGCTCATGCGGCGCTCGACCCCACGGCCGCCCGGCTGGTCGAAGCGCATCAGCTCTCGCTTCACGCCGACCAGGAGACCGAATACTCGCAGATCATCCAGCTCTGCAGCGGCCCCGCCGCCAGCGCCGCGGATCCTGAGCAACGCAAGTTCGCTGCGAAGCTGGCCGCTTGGGCGCTCAACCGCCGCGGCGAGGTCCGCAGCGACGAAGGGCAAATCGACTTGGCGATGGCCGACTTCCGGGCGTCGCTCGAATTCGATCCCGAGCACTGGCGTACGCTCCACAATCGGGGCGTCACTCATGCCCAGAACGGACAATTCGCCGAGGCGTTCGACGACGTCTCGCAGGTGATCGAGCTCAACCCCGAGTTTTCCAAGGCCTACGCCAATCGCGCCACGCTGTACGTGCAAGCCGGGGACCTGAACGCCGCCTGGGACGACTACTCGGCCGCAATCGAGCGCGACGGCGGACTGGTCGCCGCCTTGGTCGGCCGCGGGCGGATCGGACACTTGCTCGGCGAGCTGGAGCACGCCGAGCAGGACTTCACGGCTGCAATCGCCGCCGGGGCGTGCGATGCGTCGATCTTCTGCAGTCGGGGCGACTTGTTGGCCGACCTCGGCCGGTACGACGAAGCGATGGCGGACTACGCCCGGGCGATCGAGCAAGACGACGCCTGCGCTCACGCCTATCGCAACGGGGCATGGCTGCTGGCGACGTGCCCCGATCCGCGTTTCCGCGATGCCGAGAACGCCCTGTTCGGAGCCCGCCAAGCCTTGGAATGCGGCTACGGCCAGCGGCATGCGGCGCTCGACGCCTTGGCCGCCGCGCTGGCCAATGCGGGGCAGTTCGAGGAGGCGCTCGTCGCCGAACAGCAGGCGATCGACGTCGCTCCTGCGGAACTCAAAGAAGCGTACGAAGCCCGGTTGCAGATGTATGAAGCACGGGAGCCGTATCGCACGTCGCCGGTACGGTGATTGGGCATGCGCCGGGGGCGGAACGGCGTGTTGCCGGGGGCGGGGACGCCCCGGCTCGAGAGGAATCCTTTCGCCTTCGTCCGTCCGCCTTCTACATCAATTCCCACGAGCCGGTCGCGACGACGTACGCCCCCAACAAGGCGTTGGTGACGGCGTGCGCCGTGACGCAGTCCCAAATGTTCTTCGTGCGGACCATCAGCCAACTCACCAGGCTGAACCACACCAGGGCCGCGACTTTCTCGGGATGGTAGAGCACGGGAAACGCCGTGCCGACGATCAGGGCCAGCCGGTTCGCCTCGCCGAAGGGGACCTGCCACCACTTCTCGTGCATCACAAACCGCATCAGAAACCCGCGGAGGAAGAACTCTTCGATCACGGGGACCACCAGCGCCAGCCCCATGAAGCGGATCGCAAGAAACCCGTACGCCCAAGCCGGGTCGTCCTTCAGCTCCTCGAGCGGGTTGTACGCACTGCGCGGACCGAGGCCCAACAGGCTCGTCACCGTGTCGGGCAGCGCGCTCAGGTGCTGCTCCAGGTGGAGCTTCGAAAGGGCGATCCACAACACGGCCCCGACCGCGCCGACGAGGAACGCGAGCCCGCTGACCCGGCCGCGGAACGCACGATACCCGGGCGCCACGGCGATCATTGCTAGCACGATCAAGGCAATCTTGGCCGTGTAGACCAGCGGGTAGCGGCGATACGCCAGATTGAGCCAGCCGCCGTCCGTGTCGAAGGTCGCGTCTGCACCAGCGTCGGCGTCGGCCGCTTGCGCCGTGCCGGCCGGGTCCGGCGCGGGGGGAGTCGGCTCGAGCGACCCTGCGAGCATGAACAACGCCAACGGCAGCACGAACGTGACCCAGGGCCAGCGGCTGAGCCAGCCGGCCGGCAGCGGGGGGCGGCCGTGGGTCGAGGGATCGGAGGGATCGGAGGGTTCGGCCGGCAGAGCGGGTTCGGCAGTCATGCGTGGCGGCGGGGGCTGGAGACGAGGGGCGAGCGGTGAGCCCGCTTCGCCCGGGTTTTCCCCGAGTCTAATCAAAATCGCTCTAGGACGAATCGCGACTGACGGCCTATTCTGTCCGCCACGAGGGGAGGGCC harbors:
- a CDS encoding CAAX prenyl protease-related protein, with amino-acid sequence MTAEPALPAEPSDPSDPSTHGRPPLPAGWLSRWPWVTFVLPLALFMLAGSLEPTPPAPDPAGTAQAADADAGADATFDTDGGWLNLAYRRYPLVYTAKIALIVLAMIAVAPGYRAFRGRVSGLAFLVGAVGAVLWIALSKLHLEQHLSALPDTVTSLLGLGPRSAYNPLEELKDDPAWAYGFLAIRFMGLALVVPVIEEFFLRGFLMRFVMHEKWWQVPFGEANRLALIVGTAFPVLYHPEKVAALVWFSLVSWLMVRTKNIWDCVTAHAVTNALLGAYVVATGSWELM